A stretch of the Sulfurimonas sp. HSL-1656 genome encodes the following:
- a CDS encoding MgtC/SapB family protein — MEYAVLKSMLIALLLGFMIGMQRTMSYLPRGKESFAGSRTFALLALIGYLAGWLGEAVPGFVFAATAVVGLLVGLSYYLKVTRFHQTGMTTQVAALVTFFLGLMVYAALENYAIFIAVVMVVLLEIKPRLREFESHLSSTDISAAVLLLAMSFVVLPVLPNTMIGPYELFNPYKTWLMAVIIAAISFVGYAAVKLWGHQRGLFITGAAGGLISSTGVAVSLSKMFAGQTTLLNNYAAGVAIACTFMYLRVLFEAAVISPALAKALAPAYLAATAAGLLFTYYLYSRSQSADIRLENQAMTKNPLQLSEALKFGLLFGIIYGAIAFTENRFGDIGVYIVSFISGITDVDAITLSLSELTRDQKLAMTTAMNGIVIASVTNSLVKLGIVFWIGGLKLGWRVAQFFLLTLGVMAFGLVVSETLLL; from the coding sequence ATGGAATATGCCGTACTCAAATCGATGCTTATCGCGCTGCTGCTGGGGTTCATGATCGGCATGCAGCGCACCATGAGTTACCTGCCCAGGGGCAAAGAGAGCTTCGCGGGGAGCCGTACCTTCGCCCTGCTGGCCCTCATCGGCTACCTGGCCGGATGGCTCGGCGAGGCGGTCCCGGGCTTCGTTTTCGCAGCGACGGCCGTCGTGGGGCTGCTCGTCGGGCTCTCCTACTACCTCAAGGTCACCCGATTCCATCAGACGGGGATGACCACACAGGTCGCCGCCCTCGTCACCTTTTTCCTGGGGCTCATGGTCTACGCCGCGCTGGAGAACTACGCCATCTTCATCGCCGTCGTCATGGTCGTGCTGCTCGAGATCAAACCCCGCCTGCGGGAGTTCGAGTCCCACCTCTCCTCCACCGACATCAGTGCCGCCGTGCTGCTGCTGGCCATGAGCTTCGTCGTCCTGCCGGTCCTGCCCAACACGATGATCGGCCCTTATGAACTTTTCAACCCCTACAAGACCTGGCTGATGGCCGTCATTATCGCCGCCATCTCCTTTGTCGGGTATGCCGCGGTGAAACTGTGGGGGCACCAACGCGGCCTCTTCATCACCGGCGCGGCGGGCGGGCTCATCTCCTCCACCGGGGTGGCCGTATCGTTGTCAAAGATGTTCGCCGGCCAGACGACGCTGCTCAACAACTACGCCGCCGGGGTCGCCATCGCCTGTACCTTCATGTACCTGCGCGTCCTCTTCGAAGCGGCCGTCATCTCCCCCGCCCTGGCCAAAGCCCTCGCACCCGCCTATCTCGCGGCAACGGCGGCCGGGCTGCTCTTTACCTACTACCTCTACAGCCGTTCACAGAGTGCCGACATCCGCCTCGAGAACCAGGCCATGACAAAGAACCCGCTGCAGCTGAGCGAAGCACTGAAGTTCGGACTGCTCTTCGGCATCATCTACGGCGCCATCGCCTTCACCGAGAACCGCTTCGGCGATATCGGGGTCTATATCGTCTCGTTTATCTCCGGCATCACGGACGTCGACGCCATCACACTCTCGCTCTCGGAGCTGACCCGCGACCAGAAGCTTGCCATGACGACGGCGATGAACGGCATCGTCATCGCCTCCGTCACCAACTCCCTCGTCAAACTCGGCATCGTCTTCTGGATCGGCGGCCTGAAACTGGGGTGGCGCGTTGCACAGTTTTTTCTGCTGACACTGGGGGTGATGGCTTTTGGGCTTGTTGTGTCGGAAACGCTCCTGCTCTGA
- a CDS encoding TIGR00730 family Rossman fold protein produces MKKNHDKKAFRKLLKRHQKPLPWEHPKPDEDDPKAHKRVKAIMAHENFIQADRDPRFLRRDEVRGVRLEVDYLKPELLLREHGIEHTIVVFGSTRIMEEAEAKRLIDTLESQRDTKDGEALEKELSIARRLLAKSHYYETARAFGAIVGRSGKGPEDTKITLMTGGGPGIMEAANRGAFDVGAKSAGLNITLPHEQYPNPYITPELCFQVHYFAIRKLHFLRRAKALVIFPGGYGTLDECFEVLTLVQTRKIDPMPVVFVGESYWRGIINFEMLVEEGTIDEEDRELFAFAETAEEAWELIVKWHKKSGSPLVHDLKG; encoded by the coding sequence ATGAAGAAAAACCATGATAAAAAAGCGTTTCGCAAGCTGTTGAAGCGGCATCAGAAGCCGCTGCCGTGGGAGCACCCCAAGCCCGACGAGGATGACCCCAAAGCGCATAAGCGCGTCAAGGCCATCATGGCGCATGAGAATTTTATCCAGGCTGACAGGGACCCGCGGTTTTTGCGCCGTGACGAGGTGCGGGGCGTGCGGCTGGAGGTTGACTACCTCAAGCCCGAACTGCTGCTGCGCGAACACGGCATCGAACATACTATCGTCGTATTCGGCTCTACCCGCATCATGGAGGAGGCAGAGGCCAAACGCCTGATAGACACGCTCGAATCACAGCGGGATACGAAAGACGGCGAGGCGCTCGAAAAAGAGCTGAGTATCGCCCGGCGGCTGCTGGCCAAGAGCCACTATTATGAGACGGCCCGGGCATTCGGGGCGATTGTCGGCCGCAGCGGCAAAGGACCGGAAGATACGAAAATCACCCTGATGACAGGCGGGGGGCCTGGCATCATGGAGGCGGCCAACCGCGGCGCGTTCGATGTCGGCGCCAAATCGGCTGGCCTTAACATCACCCTGCCGCATGAACAGTACCCCAACCCCTACATCACCCCCGAACTCTGCTTCCAGGTGCACTACTTCGCTATCCGTAAACTCCATTTCCTGCGGAGGGCCAAGGCCCTGGTCATCTTCCCCGGAGGCTACGGGACCCTGGACGAATGTTTCGAAGTCCTGACCCTCGTGCAGACGCGAAAAATCGATCCGATGCCCGTCGTCTTCGTCGGCGAAAGCTACTGGCGCGGGATCATCAACTTCGAAATGCTTGTCGAGGAGGGAACGATTGACGAAGAGGACCGGGAGCTTTTCGCCTTTGCCGAGACAGCGGAAGAGGCATGGGAACTGATCGTCAAGTGGCACAAGAAGAGCGGCTCTCCCCTCGTGCACGATCTCAAGGGGTAG
- a CDS encoding nucleoside 2-deoxyribosyltransferase, translating into MKTIYLAGPDVFEPDPVAAGEALKQLCADYGFEGLFPLDNAIEDFDHPHKTAEAIRQANIDLIRRADIVMANLNPFRGFEPDSGTVYEVGFAEALGKPVFAYAADRRHMPDRLRAHQQLAPDALQCREGKSIESFALSHNLMFTHTVVADDARSCLRYIAERLS; encoded by the coding sequence ATGAAAACGATCTACCTCGCCGGCCCCGACGTCTTCGAACCCGATCCTGTTGCCGCGGGCGAGGCCCTCAAGCAGCTCTGCGCCGATTACGGTTTCGAGGGCCTCTTCCCTCTGGACAACGCCATCGAAGATTTCGACCATCCGCACAAGACCGCCGAAGCGATCCGGCAGGCGAACATCGACCTCATCCGCCGCGCCGACATTGTCATGGCAAACCTCAACCCCTTCCGGGGATTCGAACCCGACTCCGGTACCGTCTACGAAGTCGGGTTCGCCGAGGCGCTCGGCAAGCCGGTTTTCGCCTACGCGGCCGACCGCCGCCACATGCCCGACCGCCTCAGGGCCCATCAGCAGCTCGCGCCCGACGCCCTGCAGTGCCGTGAGGGCAAAAGCATCGAATCCTTTGCCCTCTCGCACAACCTGATGTTCACCCATACAGTCGTGGCAGACGATGCACGCAGCTGTCTTCGTTATATCGCGGAGCGTCTATCCTGA
- a CDS encoding permease — MKKAPAPALKCNGCILLAVTLLLYGAAALFAPDTTLAAAEESLGILMKILPILLVVFFLTALLNTFLKPKSIAKHLGEGSRLHGWFIALFGGILSHGPGYVWYPMLADLRSQGARDGLIVAFFYARAIKLPWLPVMISYFGIGFTLVLSFYILLGAWLQGLIAERMLRVKS; from the coding sequence GTGAAAAAAGCACCGGCCCCCGCACTGAAATGCAACGGCTGCATCCTGCTCGCCGTCACCCTCCTGCTCTACGGCGCGGCCGCCCTGTTCGCCCCCGACACAACCCTGGCGGCGGCGGAGGAGAGTCTCGGCATCCTGATGAAAATCCTGCCGATCCTGCTCGTCGTCTTTTTCCTCACCGCCCTGCTCAACACCTTCCTCAAGCCCAAGAGCATCGCGAAACACCTCGGCGAAGGTTCACGGCTCCACGGCTGGTTCATCGCCCTCTTCGGCGGGATCCTCAGCCACGGCCCCGGTTATGTCTGGTATCCCATGCTCGCCGACCTGCGGAGCCAGGGGGCCCGCGACGGCCTCATCGTCGCCTTCTTCTATGCCCGGGCCATCAAACTCCCCTGGCTCCCCGTGATGATCAGCTACTTCGGCATCGGGTTCACCCTCGTGCTGAGCTTCTACATCCTGCTGGGGGCCTGGCTGCAGGGGCTGATCGCGGAGAGGATGTTAAGAGTTAAGAGTTAA
- a CDS encoding permease, whose amino-acid sequence MKENSRAKEAFSKALRSLATMTPMLLAVIGLVGLFQAFVSPEMLRTLFSGTPLLDTFIGTVIGGISIGQPVISYIIGGELLGEGISLYAVTAFILAWVTLGIIQLPLEASLFGKRFTVIRNLLSFVFAMLIGFATALTLQGLS is encoded by the coding sequence ATGAAAGAGAACTCCCGCGCCAAAGAGGCCTTTTCCAAAGCCCTGCGCTCCCTTGCGACCATGACGCCGATGCTCCTCGCCGTCATCGGCCTGGTCGGGCTTTTCCAGGCCTTCGTCTCCCCGGAGATGCTTCGCACCCTCTTCAGCGGCACCCCCCTCCTTGACACCTTCATCGGGACCGTCATCGGCGGGATCTCCATCGGCCAGCCCGTCATCAGCTACATTATCGGCGGCGAACTGCTCGGCGAGGGGATATCGCTCTATGCCGTGACCGCCTTTATCCTGGCGTGGGTGACCCTCGGGATCATCCAGCTGCCGCTGGAGGCCTCCCTCTTCGGCAAACGCTTCACCGTTATCCGCAACCTGCTCAGCTTCGTTTTCGCGATGCTGATCGGTTTCGCCACGGCTTTGACGCTGCAGGGGCTCTCGTGA
- the cydB gene encoding cytochrome d ubiquinol oxidase subunit II, translating to MFEALTFLQLQQYWWIIISLLGGLFVYIMFIQGGQTVLNQLSRNETEKTMLVNSLGRKWELGFTTLVLFGGALFAAFPLFYATSFGGAYWVWMVILFCFIIQAVSYEYRKKPDNVLGQKTYEAFLYINGSLGVVLLGIAISTFFSGADFALDDNNFVHWQGGARGLEALLNPMNYLLGFALLFLVRIAAGMYFISSIDHAPIEAKARTMIKRNIVWFLPFFLGFVAWIFLKDGFAYDAATKTVSMVPNKYFWNFIEMPVVGIMFLAGVVMVLLSVFNTVFRGKSCCAWTNGVGIVLTVMAVLLAVGFNGTAFYPSTHDLQHSLTIENASGSLYTLTVMSYVSLMVPFVLAYIAYAWRAMDRVKITEDEINAPDAHNY from the coding sequence ATGTTTGAAGCACTCACCTTTTTACAATTGCAGCAGTACTGGTGGATCATCATCAGCCTGCTGGGCGGACTCTTTGTCTATATCATGTTTATCCAGGGGGGACAGACCGTGCTGAATCAGCTGAGCCGTAACGAAACGGAGAAGACGATGCTCGTCAACTCCCTGGGGCGCAAATGGGAGCTCGGCTTTACGACCCTGGTCCTTTTCGGCGGGGCGCTCTTTGCCGCCTTTCCCCTCTTTTACGCCACGAGCTTCGGCGGGGCGTACTGGGTCTGGATGGTCATCCTCTTCTGTTTTATCATCCAGGCGGTCAGCTACGAGTACCGCAAAAAGCCCGACAACGTCCTGGGGCAGAAGACCTACGAAGCGTTCCTCTACATCAACGGCAGCCTCGGCGTCGTGCTGCTCGGCATCGCCATCAGCACCTTCTTCAGCGGTGCGGATTTCGCCCTCGATGACAATAACTTCGTCCACTGGCAGGGTGGCGCTCGGGGCCTTGAAGCGCTACTGAACCCGATGAACTACCTGCTCGGATTCGCACTGCTCTTCCTTGTGCGCATCGCAGCCGGGATGTATTTCATCTCGAGCATCGACCATGCCCCGATCGAGGCCAAGGCCCGCACGATGATCAAACGCAACATCGTCTGGTTCCTGCCGTTCTTCCTCGGCTTCGTCGCGTGGATCTTCCTCAAAGACGGTTTTGCCTACGATGCCGCCACCAAAACGGTATCGATGGTGCCGAATAAATACTTCTGGAACTTCATCGAGATGCCCGTAGTGGGCATCATGTTCCTCGCCGGGGTCGTCATGGTCCTGCTCTCGGTCTTCAACACGGTCTTCCGCGGCAAGAGCTGCTGCGCCTGGACCAACGGGGTCGGAATCGTGCTGACCGTTATGGCGGTGCTGCTCGCCGTCGGCTTCAACGGGACGGCCTTCTACCCCTCGACGCACGACCTCCAGCACTCGCTCACGATCGAGAATGCCTCGGGCAGCCTCTATACGCTGACCGTGATGAGCTACGTCTCGCTGATGGTGCCCTTCGTCCTCGCCTACATCGCCTACGCCTGGCGTGCGATGGACCGGGTCAAGATCACCGAAGACGAGATCAACGCGCCCGACGCGCACAACTATTAA
- a CDS encoding cytochrome ubiquinol oxidase subunit I: MLYETAASVDWARAQFALTAIYHFLFVPLTLGLSFIVAIMETLYVRTNDPQWKRATKFWMTLFAINFAVGVATGLIMEFEFGTNWANYSWFVGDIFGAPLAVEGILAFFMESTFFAVMFFGWDKVSKGFHLLSTWLVAVGSNLSALWILVANGWMQYPVGMAFNPDTARNEMANFWDVILSPVAMSKFLHTISSGYVIAGLFVVGISGWYLLKNRDTLIAKRSMVVGASFGLLVSLFLALSGDESAYNVAQKQPVKLAAMEGLYKGETRAGIIAFGILNPDKELGDDRHEFYGDIEIPYALSFLGYHDIDAFVPGLDDLVYGNEKHGIEPAQARIDRGKTAVAAFKEYKTAVKAGDEAGAAEARTVLEANIADFGYGYLDKPEDIVPPIALTFYSFHVMVGLGSWFILLFLALLYLTMANEITRFRKLLWLAIWSIPLGYIAAEAGWIVAEVGRQPWAVQDLLPVGIAMTDISSSSVQTTFWMFAALFTALLVAEIKIMLRQIKIGPDGGDH; encoded by the coding sequence ATGCTGTATGAAACGGCCGCAAGCGTTGACTGGGCACGGGCCCAGTTTGCCCTGACGGCGATCTACCACTTCCTGTTCGTCCCCCTCACCCTGGGACTCTCGTTTATCGTCGCGATCATGGAGACGCTCTATGTCCGCACCAACGACCCGCAGTGGAAGCGGGCGACGAAGTTCTGGATGACGCTCTTCGCCATCAACTTCGCCGTCGGCGTCGCGACGGGGCTGATCATGGAGTTCGAGTTCGGGACCAACTGGGCCAACTACTCCTGGTTCGTCGGCGACATCTTCGGCGCGCCGCTGGCCGTGGAGGGGATCCTCGCCTTCTTCATGGAGTCGACCTTCTTCGCCGTCATGTTCTTCGGCTGGGACAAGGTGAGCAAGGGGTTCCACCTCCTCTCCACCTGGCTCGTCGCCGTCGGTTCGAACCTCTCCGCACTCTGGATCCTTGTCGCCAACGGCTGGATGCAGTACCCCGTCGGCATGGCCTTCAACCCGGACACCGCCCGTAACGAGATGGCCAACTTCTGGGATGTCATCCTCTCCCCGGTAGCGATGTCCAAGTTCCTGCACACCATCAGCAGCGGCTACGTCATCGCCGGACTTTTCGTCGTCGGGATCTCCGGCTGGTACCTGCTGAAGAACCGCGACACGCTTATTGCCAAGCGCAGCATGGTCGTCGGCGCCTCCTTCGGCCTGCTTGTGTCGCTCTTCCTGGCACTCAGCGGGGATGAGAGCGCCTACAACGTCGCGCAGAAACAGCCGGTCAAACTGGCCGCGATGGAAGGGCTCTACAAAGGCGAGACCCGCGCGGGCATCATCGCCTTCGGTATCCTCAACCCCGACAAAGAGCTCGGCGACGACCGCCACGAGTTCTACGGCGACATCGAGATCCCCTACGCCCTCTCATTCCTGGGCTACCACGATATCGACGCCTTCGTGCCGGGTCTCGACGACCTCGTCTACGGTAACGAAAAGCACGGCATCGAACCGGCGCAGGCGCGGATCGACCGCGGCAAGACAGCGGTTGCAGCGTTCAAGGAGTATAAAACAGCCGTGAAAGCGGGTGACGAAGCGGGTGCGGCCGAAGCGCGCACGGTGCTCGAAGCGAACATCGCCGACTTCGGCTACGGCTACCTCGACAAACCCGAGGACATCGTCCCGCCGATCGCCCTCACGTTCTACAGCTTCCACGTCATGGTCGGACTGGGGAGCTGGTTCATTCTCCTGTTCCTTGCCCTGCTCTACCTGACGATGGCCAACGAGATCACCCGCTTCCGCAAACTCCTTTGGCTCGCCATCTGGTCGATCCCGCTGGGCTACATCGCCGCCGAGGCGGGCTGGATCGTCGCCGAGGTCGGCCGCCAGCCCTGGGCCGTGCAAGACCTGCTGCCCGTCGGCATCGCGATGACGGACATCTCGAGCAGCAGCGTCCAGACGACCTTCTGGATGTTCGCGGCGCTCTTTACGGCGCTGCTCGTCGCGGAGATCAAGATCATGCTCCGCCAGATCAAAATCGGACCCGACGGAGGAGACCACTGA
- a CDS encoding DUF4492 domain-containing protein has product MKLAALYRFYRDGFNAMRLGRTLWTVVAVKLLILFGVIKVLFFSDTLQSRFDSDEARQEFVSRQLMNTP; this is encoded by the coding sequence ATGAAACTGGCAGCCCTCTACCGTTTTTACCGTGACGGGTTCAACGCCATGCGGCTGGGCCGTACGCTCTGGACCGTCGTGGCTGTCAAACTGCTCATTCTTTTCGGTGTGATCAAAGTCCTCTTTTTCAGCGATACCCTGCAGAGCCGTTTCGACAGTGACGAAGCACGGCAGGAGTTCGTAAGCCGGCAACTGATGAACACACCGTAA
- a CDS encoding NifB/NifX family molybdenum-iron cluster-binding protein, producing the protein MKIVFPTDEDMGFLSRRGAHFGKAKFYTLVTVENNRIMDVEGIVNPGHDAGGCGNAVSNIMALHPDALVVSGIGGSPAKGFEQAGLSVYVDRESPTVRDSVERLMQNALGALGGKGTCSTH; encoded by the coding sequence ATGAAAATCGTATTTCCGACCGATGAGGACATGGGATTCCTCTCCCGCCGCGGAGCGCATTTCGGCAAAGCGAAGTTCTACACCCTCGTCACCGTCGAAAATAATCGTATAATGGATGTCGAAGGTATCGTCAACCCGGGCCACGATGCCGGGGGCTGCGGCAACGCCGTCTCCAATATCATGGCCCTGCACCCCGACGCCCTGGTCGTTTCGGGTATCGGCGGCTCCCCGGCCAAAGGGTTTGAACAGGCGGGGCTCTCCGTTTATGTCGACCGTGAATCGCCGACGGTGCGCGACTCCGTCGAGCGCCTCATGCAAAACGCCCTCGGCGCCCTCGGCGGCAAAGGGACCTGTTCCACCCACTGA
- a CDS encoding rhodanese-like domain-containing protein, protein MRKTVISLIALSALSASALAYDAAKAAEFNGFFSHMTHKACANSTLFVKADDVMKMLREAKPMLLLDIRTEGEASVVALGGTGSRHVPVEHLFEKPNLDTLPTDRPIVLVCYSGTRATMAAMGLKMIGIKNVQVLKGGIVALAASDTTKNAPLKDEK, encoded by the coding sequence ATGAGAAAAACAGTGATCTCCCTGATCGCACTGAGCGCACTGAGCGCATCCGCGCTCGCCTACGACGCCGCAAAAGCCGCCGAATTCAACGGCTTCTTCTCCCACATGACCCACAAGGCGTGCGCCAACTCGACGCTCTTCGTCAAGGCCGACGACGTCATGAAGATGCTGCGTGAAGCCAAACCGATGCTCCTGCTCGACATCCGGACCGAAGGGGAAGCCTCCGTCGTCGCTCTGGGCGGCACAGGAAGCAGACATGTCCCCGTCGAGCATCTGTTCGAAAAGCCGAACCTCGACACCCTCCCCACGGACCGCCCGATCGTCCTCGTCTGCTACTCCGGCACGCGGGCGACGATGGCGGCCATGGGCCTCAAGATGATCGGGATCAAGAACGTGCAGGTTCTCAAAGGGGGCATCGTCGCGCTCGCCGCTTCCGATACGACCAAAAACGCACCGTTAAAGGATGAAAAATGA
- a CDS encoding rhodanese-like domain-containing protein translates to MNENFNERLASIIANDVAKENLGHIDLHKARELLMDAGAVLFDVRPPAKVEGENAQEAGIKNAYYAPYPAFAASLELLPEDKTTPIITACVKGWFGNRVMAYLEMMGYANVYVLDTSITALIEAHYAHTGR, encoded by the coding sequence ATGAATGAGAATTTCAATGAGCGTCTGGCGTCCATTATCGCCAACGATGTCGCCAAAGAAAACCTCGGCCATATCGACCTGCACAAGGCGCGGGAACTGCTGATGGATGCCGGTGCCGTGCTCTTTGACGTCCGGCCGCCGGCGAAGGTGGAGGGCGAAAACGCCCAGGAAGCGGGGATCAAAAATGCCTATTACGCACCCTACCCGGCATTTGCCGCCTCCCTGGAGCTGCTGCCTGAAGACAAAACGACCCCCATTATCACCGCCTGCGTCAAAGGGTGGTTCGGCAACCGCGTCATGGCCTACCTCGAGATGATGGGCTATGCCAATGTTTACGTGCTCGACACAAGCATCACCGCGCTGATCGAAGCGCACTACGCCCACACCGGCCGCTGA
- a CDS encoding M90 family metallopeptidase: MTYPLALLSIFLLLFLIWAFIAFYRSRRKKMLLETLRTMPFPEQWRRYLERTVHYPQLEHEARRKIERAVLRFVHTKPYSGVGLEVTEEMKVVIAFYACLMVRHRPESYDYPTLGGIIIYADGFVVDEFHDYGGIVSEQRAVLDGQSSHDTVVFAWPDVEAEAYHPSEYNVVIHEFAHLLDFEDGLTDGVPLLPKESAPQWEHHMAREFKHLTAATEHGHLNEKQHLLGTYAATDMAEFFAVASERYFTQPDAFAHHYPELHTLFSAYYG; encoded by the coding sequence ATGACGTATCCTCTCGCGCTTTTATCCATCTTTTTATTACTGTTTTTGATCTGGGCTTTCATCGCCTTTTACCGCAGCCGCCGGAAAAAAATGCTCCTTGAAACCCTGCGCACCATGCCTTTTCCCGAGCAGTGGCGACGATATCTGGAGCGGACGGTCCACTACCCGCAGCTGGAACATGAAGCCCGCCGGAAGATCGAACGTGCCGTCCTGCGCTTTGTCCACACGAAGCCCTATAGCGGGGTCGGGCTCGAGGTGACGGAGGAGATGAAAGTCGTCATCGCCTTTTACGCCTGCCTAATGGTGCGGCACCGGCCCGAATCCTACGACTACCCGACGCTGGGCGGTATCATCATCTACGCCGACGGTTTCGTCGTCGACGAGTTTCACGACTACGGCGGGATCGTCTCAGAACAGCGCGCTGTCCTCGACGGGCAATCCTCCCACGACACCGTCGTCTTCGCCTGGCCCGACGTGGAGGCCGAAGCCTACCACCCCTCCGAATACAACGTCGTCATTCACGAATTCGCCCATCTCCTGGACTTCGAAGACGGGCTGACCGACGGCGTTCCGTTGCTTCCCAAAGAGAGCGCCCCCCAGTGGGAGCACCACATGGCGCGGGAGTTCAAGCACCTCACGGCCGCCACGGAGCACGGGCACCTGAACGAAAAGCAGCATCTCCTCGGTACCTACGCGGCCACGGACATGGCCGAGTTTTTTGCCGTCGCTTCCGAACGGTACTTTACGCAGCCCGACGCTTTTGCACACCACTACCCCGAACTCCACACCCTCTTTTCCGCCTACTACGGCTGA